The Larus michahellis chromosome 9, bLarMic1.1, whole genome shotgun sequence genome contains the following window.
CCGGGTTTGTGACTTTGGGTACGAGCGCCTTGGGCTGATGCCATTCCCTTTGTGTTTCAGGAcatttcccctttcctctgtGTGTTTTGCCAAATAAATCACGTCgacaaaaagaaagaggcaggaggCAGCGGGAGCTGGATGGGTGGGGGACGGGAATTTTAAAGCGAAGCCAAAGAGAGCCCAGATAGGTTTTGAGTTAAGGCAGGAGACCGTGCAAGGAGGAGCTTCTAGGTTCATTTTCCTGTTTCAACACTTATTCTAACTTGCTTTATTTATCtgtcttctctttattttggCTGTGACCTCACCTCTGACACCGGCTTCTTCTAAAAGAGCGCGACTCAAGTGCAGTAAGTCCcgttacctcttttttttttttttttttctcagtttctggtggctgtgtggcttttgttttcGCTGTTGGGATGCCTTTTGCCCAGGTcctatttaataaaattaaaaaaaaaaaaaggcacgcattaaaaaaaaccccaaacccacccccaccctggctggaagagctgctgggctgtgccaggggcgAGCGGAGCCGCCTCCTTCCTCCGGGCCGGTTATGAGATTTGGTTTAAATCTTTTTTTGATTGCCGCGGAGCTTCGCGATTCAGTTTCAATTGACTAAGCCCTGTGAATGAGCGCAGTCAAGTCTGCGCGGCTAAAAATCCTTTGGCGATTAGGAAAGCTATTTTATTCCTGATCACTCTTCTATTATCTTGGGTCATCTAATCTGTCGGGATGGGTTTTGGCTATTACGCCGTGTTAAGTAGGACTTGGAAGGTCAAGCAGTTAACTAACCAGCTAAATAACCGTGGTGGAGGGCAACCGTCACCTCCAGCGCGGCTGCTTTTTATTTGCGTCCCTGACATCTCGATGGCAATGGCAGCGGTTTGCTGCTCGTTTTGCCTGGGCGCAGCCCCTCGGCGTGGTTGGAGAGGGCGGCGAATGCATTTTTTCGGTGGGCAGAGGCTGGTAGGAGCCGTGTTGGGGGCTGCCCtccccgtggcggggggggtgcTCAGCCCGTGCCCCCCGCCCCTGGGGCGCACAATGCCGCCGTCTCGGGGAAAAGCTGGCAGGACAAAGCCCGGCTGAGCCGCGGCTTTGCAGCGATTTCCTGCCATCCCCAAGCCCACAAATGGGCCTTTTGAGAGCTGGGGGcggatgggaagaaaaatgctatttaaggggggagaggggaattGGGCATCATTAACCCGCTCCTTTGGCAGGGAGGGGGCCGTCAGAGATGGGAAGGTTCCCgatctataaaataaaatacggGGTATTCCCCACGGAGGTTTAATGCGCACGATAATCAGAGTTAGTCATTCATATTTTCCTAGCCTTGCCTGcgcaataaaaaatatttagtttcttGGCGGCGGGCCAGCGGCGGGCTGAATGGATCGATGCCTCTAAATGCTTGACATGATTCTCTGGTAGCTGCGAGGTTTTTCAGCATGACTGCCTGAGAAGAAAGACCCCGGTGTTATCCAAAGCCGCTTATTGGGTACCGAGGAGAAACATGAACTGCTTTAGTTCTCCCTTTCAGCGGGGaaagaaaggcaggcagaggagcttAGGAACATTTCTGCTTAGCAGGGGTGGCAGGCTCTGCTCCGAGACATGAAATGATGGTAATTTCTCCTGCTGCTCCGAGAAACTAATTGAAGGGCAtctgcgcggggccggggctgtgccgcAGGGCCGTGCGGGGCCGGGCTCTCGCCACCGCTCTGGAGGGGGTTTTGCGCTGCCATTTTTGCTCCCAGCCCGATCCCGGCTTGTTGAGGGGTTTTCCAGGGAATGCTGGTGGCTTTCCTGGGAATGCCAACGTCTCCTGGGCTCTGCCGCTTGAAGGGAGCGCagaacaccccccccacccccccccgagcGGAGCTGCGCCGTGGggcgctgggctctgctgctcccgGCGACGTGggtttttccaagtgtttttttGGATGCCCTTTGTCTGAGCAGAGCTCAGCTGCCGGTGCAGCTTGGCCGGGGCTGGGTTGAAGCGGTGCCTTTGCTCCCCTAATGAACATGGCGGGGGTGAAGCCCTGGCTCTCCTGATGCCGGAGGAAGCACCCGTGGGCTCTCATGGGTGCCAGCCCTTGTGCCagtcccttcccctgccctgggctggggagaagctgAGGCCAGAGGATGATGGTGACGGGGCTGGTGTTCCCCGAGGCGGGCAGAGGATGATGGTGACAGGGCTGGTGCTCCCTGGGGGGGCCAGAGGATAATGGTGATGGGGATGATGCTCCATATGGGGGGCAGAGGATGATAATTATGGAGCTGGTGCACCCTGGGGGGCACAGAGGATGATGGTGATGGGGATGATGATCCCTATGGGGAACAGAAGATGATGGTGACAGGGCTGGTGCTCCACATGGGGGGCAGAGGGTGATGGTGATGGGGCTGGTGCTCCCTGTGGGGGCCAGAGGATAATGGTGATGGGGATGATGATCCCTGTGAGGGCCAGAGGATGGTGGTGACAGGGCTGGTGCTCCCTGAGGGAGTCAGAGGATGATGGGGCTGGTGCTCCCCGAAGGGGTCAGAGGCACCTTGTAAGCTGCTGCTCGTCGAGTCctgcctgttttccttctgtttccaccTTAAAAAGTTTCTTCTGTTGCTGCAGAATAATTCTGTTTCGCCCTCGGAAAGCCTGAGAGCCAGCGAAAAGCACCGGAGTTCCACGGACTACAGCATCGACTCCAAGAAGCggaaagcagaggagaaggacaGCATGAGCCGATATGTGAGTGACAGGGACGGTGACGCTGCGGCTGGGGGGCTGAGAGCTGCAGGGGCATGCGGTGGCACGAGGCACAGGGCGTTCGGGCAGGACTTTGGGTGGGAGAAAGCGGGATTTGGGTAATACTTTCCAAAGGTGACCTGCgtcctgctgctgtgctgctggagggggGGTTCGGCTTCCCGGGGGGCTGCCTGTCGCCCCAGGGTTTGGTGGCTCTCTGCGGGATGTAACTCGCTTTGTGTTTCAGGACAGCGATGGTGACAAGAGCGACGACCTGGTGGTCGACGTCTCCAACGAGGTGAGCCGTGGGGGTGTTTTGGCAGGTCCGCTCCTCTCCCCGCGGCACAgtggggctttgggggggtcggggggggcgaTGTCTTAGGGGTCCCCCGACACCAGCCCAGTTCTTGCCTGAAAGAGGAGCCGGAGGGAGCCCTCCCCGCTGCTGGGGGTGCCAATGCTTTCTCCTGTCTCGCAGGACCCCGCCACCCCCCGGGTCAGCCCAGCCCACTCCCCCCCGGAGAATGGCATAGACAAAGCCCGTGGGCTGAAGAAGGGGGATGCGCCGAACAGCCCGGCCTCGGtcgcctcctccagcagcactcCCTCCTCCAAGACTAAAGACCTGGGCCACGTACGTCCTTCGCTCTGCCGGGGGGGGTCAGGCCCCCCTGGCCGGGAATGCTGGCCCAGTCTGGGGGCTTGCCGAGCAGGGGCTGCAGATGCCAGTGGCCGAACCtcatccttttctgtttttcatcccttctccatccaGAATGACAAATCGTCGACGCCCGGGCTCAAGTCGAACACTCCAACGCCCAGGAATGACGCTCCGACCCCGGGGACGAGCAGcaccccggggctgcggccgATGCCTGGCAAGCCGACCGGCATGGACCCCCTGGGTGGGTACCGggtcccccagtgccacctctctgctgctgtctccGGCATGGCTTCAGCCCGTGCCCTCCAGGGGCACAGCAGCTTTGGCGGCGGGGGGTTCAGGTTTATCAGGGACCCAATCCAGCTCAGGGCAGGGGTGCCAGCAGCTCAGGTGCTCCCCGTGCCAGAgatggggtgaggagggaggtCCAGCCCTTGCACCTTCTCCTCTGGGGTGAGCGGGGCTGGATGCGGGTGGGCTCCGTCCCCTGACCGcgtccccatccctcccgcaGCCTCGGCCCTGCGGACGCCCATCTCCATCGCGGGCTCCTACGCGGCTCCCTTCGCCATGATGGGACACCACGAGATGAACGGCTCGCTCACCAGCCCCGGCGCCTACGCGGGGCTCCACAACATCCCCCCGCAGATGagcgccgctgctgccgccgccgctgcctaCGGCCGGTCGCCAATGGTGAGCTTTGGAGCTGTACGTAGCACTTTTAGCTCCTTTTCTGGCTCCCGGTGGGGTGGTGGGAGTGGGGAGGGTCcggaggggtgcagggggaggcTTCCCTGTGTCAGCTGTAAAACTGGGGCTCCTCACCGGCTGCGTTTCGACTCGGCCGCTGTCGAAAGGTGCTGGGTGTAGAGATGCCTCCCCTTGGGGTGATGCGCGTGTGCCACGACATTGGGGTTTGTCCTTCCCCGCTGTGTGTGGGAAGTACCCACCGTGCAGCCCCCTTTTCTTTACTCCTGCTAAACACTCAATCGTACGCTTTAAGGCAAAATACAGGCAAAAACAAGAAGCAAAACGCTGCCGTTAATGCGGAGATGGGGGTTCCTGCAGCCGGGGTGCTGGGCATGGCTCGGCTCCTCCTGTCCCTGGGGACTTGGGAGCAGCATGGGGAGGGTGAGCACGTCCCGCGCTGGTCCTTGCAGACCAGAAACCTTTGGCTAATCCCCCAGTCCTTCCCCTTTCTGCCAGGGAAAAAGGAGCGATTGGCTATTGAGCAGCAAGGGAAAAGAGGGAGCTGCCGAGTGTCCCCACACCTGCCCGGGCTCGCGGATGGGGAGCTGTTTGCTGGTGTGCCCGGCTCCTGCCCGGCCTCACCCGCGTCTGTGTGTCTCTCGGCAGGTTGGTTTCGACCCGCACCCACCCATGAGAGCCCCCGGCCTGCCCTCCAGCCTGGCGTCCATCCCCGGAGGGAAGCCGTAAGCCCCTCTTGGTCTTTTTGCGCTCTGGGGGGGATGCGTGTGCGCgggagggagatgggggctgCACCCAGGGCTGGGTCCGGCCGAGCCCCCGAGAGCAGCGGTGGCCCCCGGCCCCTAACGAGGCACGAGCTGGCAGCCGGGTTGCAATGCCACCCACCCCCTTACGCTGGGTTTGCAGCAAACCTCTTTCTCCCGGGCTGATTCCCACCCCGTTTGCCCTTCCCCGGCAGAGCCTACTCCTTCCACGTCAGTGCCGACGGGCAGATGCAGCCCGTCCCCTTTCCCCACGACGCCCTGGCGGGTCCCGGCATCCCGCGGCACGCTCGGCAGATCAACACCCTGAGCCACGGGGAGGTGGTGTGCGCCGTCACCATCAGCAACCCCACCAGGCACGTCTACACCGGGGGCAAGGGCTGCGTGAAGATCTGGGATATcagccagccgggcagcaagagcCCCATCTCCCAGCTGGATTGCCTGgtaaggggctgggggctgcctcgcacgggagctggagcatccctcACGCCACCGCGGGTTGCTCCTGGTCCCCAagcgcgtgtccccccccctgctTTCCCCTCCCTCTAATGTGGTGACTCATTCTCCGTCCCCTCCGCTAACGTCTCTGTCCCCTCCAGAACAGAGATAACTACATCCGCTCCTGCAAACTGCTCCCCGACGGCCGCACGCTGATCGTGGGAGGGGAGGCCAGCACGCTCACCATCTGGGACCTGGCCTCCCCCACGCCCCGCATCAAGGCCGAGCTGACCTCCTCCGCCCCCGCCTGCTACGCCCTGGCCATCAGCCCCGATGCCAAAgtctgcttctcctgctgcagcgaCGGCAACATCGCCGTCTGGGACCTGCACAACCAGACCCTCGTCAGGTGAGCCCGCCTCGGCACCCAGCAGGGACGAGAGCCCATAATTGGGGTCTTTCGGCCATATTTTGGCGTGAGGACCTTTGGGGGTGGTGAGAAGAACACCATCTCGTGATCTCTGAGCGAGCACAGCAGGCTCGGTGCGCCTCGGCAGAGGATGCTCCCTGGATTTCCCGGTGCACTTGGTGCAGGGAAGCCTCCTAAATGTGGCCTGAGCACCAGCTCCCTTGAAGCGACCTTTTTCCCAGCGCTCCCCTTGGAGGTTTACGTTATTTTCTGTCGTTCAAAGGCAATTCCAAGGCCACACGGATGGTGCCAGCTGCATAGATATCTCGCACGATGGTACGAAGTTGTGGACGGGGGGTCTGGACAACACCGTGCGCTCCTGGGACCTGCGGGAAggcaggcagctccagcagcacgaCTTCACCTCCCAGGTAAGCAGGGGGGGCCCTGGGCGGCCGCCTCGTCCGGCTCCTCCTGGACACCCCCTGTAGGAGTTTGTCCCCCCCAGGTGGTGCCTGGCCGTGGGAGGGAAAACGACCCGCACAGGCCCGTTAGCCGTGTGCGTGGCTGTCCCCAGTGCTTTAGGTGTGACCGAGGAGTGTTCAAGGCAGTAAGAACTGCCGGGGGGGTTCCCCTGGCTCTTGTTTCGGCatctctttccttgttttttttcatcctctGCAAGACCAGGCTGCCGTTAAGGAAGCAGCGCTTGCCTTGGGGTGCCCGTGGCTGTTACCGGCTGGCTCTGGGTGCCCCGCAGGTGGGATGGCAGCAGGGCTCGGGCTCCTGCAGACCCTCCCAGAGCCCTTGTCCCAGAGGGACAAAGCTGGGACCTTGTGTCCTCCTGGCACGTGCAGCCATCTCCGTGGGGCCGGAGCTGCCCTGGCATTTGTGGGTCTTGTGCGACTGCTCCGAACCGGTGGAATGGCCCCTCCGAGCCCTGCTGCGCCTCTTCAGGGCTGGCCAGCCGCCTCCAGCAATGCCGTACGGCTGGTCAGACTGGAGTTGTATGATCAGGGTCCAGAACGGCATCTGCGTGGCCGAGGTCTCCGCTGCGTCCCAGCTGCCGACCCCACGGCGCTGGCGGCCGGGACTTTAACTGCATGAACACTCGCCATCGTGGAGCTTGGGTGACCAGAAGCCGTGCCACCGCAGTTCCTAGCTGTGGCTTAGAGCTTATTTAGCCCTGCCGAGTTTTCCTCTTCTGGAGAATGCCAGGAGGGTCCTTTCTGTCCAAAGACAGAAGCGCTGTCCCCGCGAGAGGCTGCGTTTCAGCCGGGATGCCTCGGCCAAGGCAGATGCCAGCCGCCGGCTCCTGGCTTTGCTGTGCCCGTGTCTCGGCGGCCACTCGGTGATTTCAGAGGACCCGGCTgtgcccttcccccccccgccgggctgTTTCTCTTCCGAAttgctggccctgctgccagcGCTGCGGGCAAAGCCGTTGCGTTACTCAAATGGCCAACGGGATCACCTCCGGCACGGCTTGTGCCCCGGTGATCGGCATCTGTCCCCAGCAGGGAATTGTCAGGGATGCAGAGCTGGCGGGtgcgacccccccccgcccccgtgctGAGCCACCCCTGTGTCCCTCCCGCAGATCTTCTCGCTGGGGTACTGCCCGACGGGCGAGTGGCTGGCGGTGGGCATGGAGAGCAGCAACGTGGAGGTGCTGCACCACACGAAACCCGACAAGTACCAGCTGCACCTCCACGAGAGCTGCGTCCTCTCCCTCAAGTTCGCCTACTGCGGTAAGCAGCTCCTTCGGCGACAGCttggggacacgcgtggggaccgTGGCTGGAAGCATGGCacggtggtgggggggggctgaGCAGGGCGGCTTCCAGCAGGATCCGTCCCACGGATGAAGAAGATAAGGATTGTCCCCACAAACCCGCCCTTAGCCGCTCTGCCCAGCGGTGGTGGCACGTTGGCATTGCGGGGGGTGAACCACCACCTGCCCACGTGCCGGCGCTGGGATGCGGCCCctcgggagcggggctggggagagcatcTCCGGAAAAAATCTGCGGGAAAATCTCCAGATCTTCCAGTTTCTGGAAAAATCTTCCAATTTCTGAGGGCAAAACCAGCCAGAAGCCCCCAGGGGCAGGGGCGAGGGCAGCCGTGGGGTCTGGCCCATGGCTtcagtggggccgggggggggggggggggggggcggcagcagcTTTTGGGTGCTGAGGCCGTGTTTCCCCGGGCGCAGGTAAATGGTTTGTGAGTACTGGAAAAGACAACCTGCTCAACGCCTGGAGGACGCCCTACGGAGCGAGCATCTTCCAGGTAGGAGGCTCTTTCTCAGGCAGggcgatggaggggggggggggtggtcagcACCTGGAACCCCCCTCCCCTCTCGACATCATCctggggggctgccagccctggggaggggcgggggatCCTTTTGGGGGGTGGCCAGATCCCTACCCAGCGTGATGGATGCTCTGTGGATGCTGCCCGGTGACACGTGGCTGCAGAAGCCTCATCGGGGGAAACCAAACTgatggtttttctctttccacccgccccccccctccccgcaccttGTTTTTCCAGTCTAAGGAATCCTCGTCCGTCTTAAGTTGTGACATTTCAGCGGATGACAAGTACATCGTCACGGGCTCTGGTGACAAGAAAGCCACAGTCTACGAGGTCATCTACTAACCGTGGATTTTATAGCACGGctggcagctcccggcaccgGCGGTGGCAGGACTCGGGCGGCCGGCGGCGAGCggccgggggctcgggggggctgcagcagggcagcctCCGGGGCTCGGCCAGGGACTGGCACGCTCCGGCGGGGCTCTGCCTCGAGGGCCCGGCGTACCACACACACGGATTTATTTGGAGGTCTGCAAATATGGCACACATTGAAGCCCTAAAcgaatttttgtttggttttagggttttgggttttattttgaatttatttttttttttttggttttctggttCTTTCCGTCTGCGCTTTGGTGGCACTATAAAGGACTTATTTtttattgtgactttttttttttttgtgcatccTGCATAAGACttgtgaaaaatgtaaataacGGACTAGTAAATAGCATTGGAAGGGTGGGGGACCCCTCCCGGTACACTAGTTGTGTATTTTTTGTCTGCTGTAATTGTATTCCACTGATGGTTTTGGTggtggcaattttatttttttttttacttttttttttttccttaaccctcccccacccaccccccctcccccccaaaaaaaagcgtCCGTTGGGACGTGACTTTGCCGTGCAGCGCGTATCCAGGCTGAGCAAAGATGTCCACTGGTGAAAGTTGTTCCTACTGTCGTACCCGTGCGTTGTTCGGTGTGTTAGTGATGGTGGGACGCTGCTGGGACCGCGGGGGACTCGCTCGGATCCTCAGCTACTGATGGGACATCAGCAACacaatcacctttttttttttttatatatggattttttttttaatttttttttttttttttgtgctcgtATGTTTGAAGAAAAGGGGAAGCCCACGCTGCGGGATCGTCTGCGCAAGCCCTTCTTGGTCTTCGGACGGAAGCAATGAGGAGTGATTTCAAAGAAAGCATAGTAAATTCAGCTCAGGGAGCCACGAAAGATAATAGCAACTTACGTGTTTTGTATTCAAATGAAAGTAAAGAATTAGAATTGATAACctttaaaatacaggttttttaaaagcaaagtttaCTAACAAGTAGGGtttgtgtgtggtgggggggaaggggctggcttTGGTAGGGTCCTGTGGGCTGTACGGTCTCGTGTCTTCTGGTATCTAGGTTCCGATGAAGCAAACCCCCTCCCCGCACAGGCCTGCGTTTCAGCATTTTGTActaaagggttaaaaaaaaaaaaaaaaccaaaaaaaaaaacaacaaaaaaaaaaccataacaggaaataaaagtatttgtgtAGCAGAAGCGCTCACCCTGTATTGTAGCATATGGAAGAGAATTTTTATACTACAtttttatggattattttttaatttttgattttaatctggttcaaaaaaaaaaaaaaaaaacaaagaagaaatactgaacGCTTAGGGTTCAGGTGAGAACTGCCTGGTTTACATGCGTGGGTGCAGCGGGGGGCCGCGGGGTTGGCATCGCAtccttcccaccagccccccctggggtggggagagacGAGATGGGGCTGGAAGGGGGATTTCATGGGAAAGGGGGAGTTTTTTCCTGTCAAAAGAAGGgggttttgagattttttttgcccttttctgcttgaaagaaaaagaaggggattGTCCCAGGCGAAGGGCGTCCGTCCTGCGCGGCTCGTTAGTGCTCGCCGTGCGTCGCCTCGGCCGGGGAGATGGGATCGATCTTGTGCGCTAATTACCCGCCCAAGGAAAAAGCAGGCTCTTTCAAACCGCATTGAGGGGAAAGTGGTTCTGAGGGGGGTTTGGCTCAGAAAAATGTCTCTGAAAATGCCCCTGGTGCCAAGGGATCCGCGCCGGCCCCTGCCGAGGGCTTCAGGGATGCGCCGTGCGtcttttggggtttgtgtttggtCCTCGGGGCTGGGGTGGATCTTGGGGGGGCTTTgcccatccccctgcacccccagccctgggcctGGTTTCCGACCGCGGGGTTCTTGGAGCATCCCCCCCCTCTTCCCATTGATGGGGAGGATGTTGGAAAGGGCCGGGGGGGCTTTGAACTGTCCCCATGGCAAACTCGCCCCGTGGTAAGGCCACCGCCAGCTCGCGTCCTGCGTGGGCACCGGTTTGCAAGTCGGCGCTTCGTTTTCCTccgaaaaaaataggaaaaaaaaataaataaaggaactgCATGTACCGGAGCTGGTGGAGGGTTACTGAGTCAGACTTCTCAACTTTACACCAAAGTATGTAGCAGAATATGTACAGCTGTTAATAACTACAACTGGTTTTtgtaaaaaagggagaaaaaaaaaaaaaagaagaaaaaaagaataaaaagtaaatgTAATGAAGCTCAAATGAAAGCAAATTGTCTATAAACCATTTGGTCTCTGAAAACCTGCACTGAGTTGTtaataaaagcaagcaaagcaagCGAGGGGCCGTTGTTCCtgcatggcagggctgggggggggcacaggacaCCCCTCGCCCAGGGCCCCCCTCGCCCCTGGGGGTGACGGCGGAGGTCGGCTGGAGGAGACGGGAGCGCGGGAGCGATGGGAGCagccgctgcagcccccagccctcgccttcccccccttcccacgCCTCTGggggggctggccctgccctccccgccctgGGATGCGCTGCCAAGGGACGTGCCCCTTCCTCCCTAGGtgtccccccatctcccctgggGGCGAGCCAGCCCACGGGCACCCCCGTGTCCTCCTATTTCTTCTCGAAGGCATCACCcagctgctttgtttctgctCCCGCCAGCCCGCAGCgaggatgtggggatggggaggaagggctgggagcaggggaccCTGCGTCCCGCTGGGGACGCGGCCACCGAGGCGGGGTGCCAGCCAGCCCGCGGGGTGCCAGCCGCAGGCGGGGCGCTCGCCGTGGCTCGGGGACGGGGTCGGGCGGCTCCCCACCCGCGGGGCGCGAGCACCTGCATTCCTGCGCTCCCGGCACGGGTGCCCCTGACAGAGACAAAGCACTTTCCTTGAACTAGGACATATGTACCGTCCTACGGGGGCTTCCCCGTGATGGATTGAACATGACAGAGCCTGCTGcgagggagaaataaaaagcaggagcAGCACTCTAACTGCTCGGGTTTCCGATAATGTACAGCGGTAAATGGTTATGAGTGcatttaaatctgattttaagcTGGATGGAATGAGGGCCTTACACAGGGGaccattaaaagataaaaattgcaAGAAATCCTTTGTTGTAAGATTTCGGAGAGCCCAGCGCTGGGGAGCGGAAGGGTTCGGCGGGGCCCGGCatccccacccccggcccccggcgctgccccttCGGGCGCCTGATCcgctgcagcttctgctttcaaCAGTTCCCGGCAAACTGTTGCCCTTTGCAATTAATTTGGTTTGACTACAACCTTTCCGAAAGTGCTGACGGAGGAGGTGTTAAAGCCGTGCGCAGTCTCTCCCATTCCCATTTACGCTATCAGCCAGCCGCCCGACGCCCGCGCTCTATAATTAAACTATTCCGAGCCCCACacgctaatttttttttttattatatattcataagggcttttttatttttttttttaaaacatgcttttagTTCAGGCTGGGCCGATGCTGCGCCACACCGGGGCGTGAAGGCAGAGACCTCACACATCGGGTGGGA
Protein-coding sequences here:
- the TLE3 gene encoding transducin-like enhancer protein 3 isoform X14, with the translated sequence MLSSGSSSRPSTSPTPPTGPRSSCRRIPRVSSRRASRRSPAAARGCWLSAPWGARHTSPSRTRKTTTTWTTENNSVSPSESLRASEKHRSSTDYSIDSKKRKAEEKDSMSRYDSDGDKSDDLVVDVSNEDPATPRVSPAHSPPENGIDKARGLKKGDAPNSPASVASSSSTPSSKTKDLGHNDKSSTPGLKSNTPTPRNDAPTPGTSSTPGLRPMPGKPTGMDPLASALRTPISIAGSYAAPFAMMGHHEMNGSLTSPGAYAGLHNIPPQMSAAAAAAAAYGRSPMVSFGAVGFDPHPPMRAPGLPSSLASIPGGKPAYSFHVSADGQMQPVPFPHDALAGPGIPRHARQINTLSHGEVVCAVTISNPTRHVYTGGKGCVKIWDISQPGSKSPISQLDCLNRDNYIRSCKLLPDGRTLIVGGEASTLTIWDLASPTPRIKAELTSSAPACYALAISPDAKVCFSCCSDGNIAVWDLHNQTLVRQFQGHTDGASCIDISHDGTKLWTGGLDNTVRSWDLREGRQLQQHDFTSQIFSLGYCPTGEWLAVGMESSNVEVLHHTKPDKYQLHLHESCVLSLKFAYCGKWFVSTGKDNLLNAWRTPYGASIFQSKESSSVLSCDISADDKYIVTGSGDKKATVYEVIY
- the TLE3 gene encoding transducin-like enhancer protein 3 isoform X5 — its product is MHGDRGMGKGMHGAWGGTRRGCTGEDGDGQTRKGMHGAAAGKPRAGRRLLGTNCWFFFFFPFFFFFQTEIAKRLNTILAQIMPFLSQEHQQQVAQAVERAKQVTMTELNAIIGNNSVSPSESLRASEKHRSSTDYSIDSKKRKAEEKDSMSRYDSDGDKSDDLVVDVSNEDPATPRVSPAHSPPENGIDKARGLKKGDAPNSPASVASSSSTPSSKTKDLGHNDKSSTPGLKSNTPTPRNDAPTPGTSSTPGLRPMPGKPTGMDPLASALRTPISIAGSYAAPFAMMGHHEMNGSLTSPGAYAGLHNIPPQMSAAAAAAAAYGRSPMVSFGAVGFDPHPPMRAPGLPSSLASIPGGKPAYSFHVSADGQMQPVPFPHDALAGPGIPRHARQINTLSHGEVVCAVTISNPTRHVYTGGKGCVKIWDISQPGSKSPISQLDCLNRDNYIRSCKLLPDGRTLIVGGEASTLTIWDLASPTPRIKAELTSSAPACYALAISPDAKVCFSCCSDGNIAVWDLHNQTLVRQFQGHTDGASCIDISHDGTKLWTGGLDNTVRSWDLREGRQLQQHDFTSQIFSLGYCPTGEWLAVGMESSNVEVLHHTKPDKYQLHLHESCVLSLKFAYCGKWFVSTGKDNLLNAWRTPYGASIFQSKESSSVLSCDISADDKYIVTGSGDKKATVYEVIY